In Stenotrophomonas sp. ESTM1D_MKCIP4_1, a single genomic region encodes these proteins:
- a CDS encoding rod shape-determining protein — translation MFKKLRGMFSNDLSIDLGTANTLIYVRGQGIVLNEPSVVAVRQDRAIGGTRSVAAVGAEAKQMLGRTPGHITTIRPMKDGVIADFTYTEAMLKHFIKKVHKSRVLRPSPRVLVCVPAGSTQVERRAIRESAEEAGARDVFLIEEPMAAAIGAGMPVTEARGSMVIDIGGGTTEVAVISLNGIVYSASVRIGGDRFDESITNYVRRNHGMLIGEATAERIKVELGCAYPQAEVIEMEISGRNLAEGVPKMIKISSNEVLEALHEPLSGIVSAVKLALEQTPPELCADVAERGIVLTGGGALLRDLDRLISEETGLHVQVADDPLTCVARGGGRALELVDMHGNEFFAPD, via the coding sequence ATGTTCAAGAAACTCCGTGGCATGTTCTCCAATGACCTGTCCATCGACCTGGGCACGGCCAATACCCTCATCTATGTGCGCGGGCAGGGGATCGTGCTGAACGAGCCGTCGGTCGTGGCTGTGCGCCAGGACCGTGCCATTGGTGGCACCCGCTCGGTGGCAGCCGTAGGCGCCGAAGCCAAGCAGATGCTGGGCCGTACCCCGGGCCACATCACCACCATCCGCCCGATGAAGGACGGCGTCATCGCCGACTTCACCTATACCGAGGCGATGCTCAAGCACTTCATCAAGAAGGTGCACAAGTCCCGCGTGCTGCGCCCGAGCCCGCGCGTGCTGGTCTGCGTGCCGGCCGGTTCGACCCAGGTCGAGCGCCGCGCCATCCGTGAATCGGCCGAGGAAGCCGGTGCCCGCGATGTGTTCCTGATCGAAGAGCCCATGGCCGCCGCGATCGGCGCCGGCATGCCGGTCACCGAAGCGCGCGGTTCGATGGTCATCGACATCGGCGGCGGCACCACCGAAGTGGCGGTGATCTCGCTGAACGGCATCGTCTATTCGGCATCGGTCCGCATCGGTGGCGACCGCTTCGACGAGTCGATCACCAACTACGTGCGCCGCAACCACGGCATGCTGATCGGTGAAGCCACCGCAGAGCGCATCAAGGTCGAGCTGGGCTGCGCCTACCCGCAGGCCGAGGTCATCGAGATGGAAATCTCCGGCCGCAACCTCGCCGAGGGCGTGCCGAAGATGATCAAGATCAGCTCCAACGAAGTGCTGGAGGCCCTGCACGAGCCGCTGTCGGGCATCGTCAGCGCGGTCAAGCTGGCCCTGGAGCAGACCCCGCCGGAACTGTGCGCCGACGTCGCCGAGCGCGGCATCGTGCTGACCGGTGGTGGCGCCCTGCTGCGTGACCTGGACCGCCTGATTTCCGAGGAAACCGGCCTGCACGTGCAGGTGGCCGACGACCCGCTCACCTGCGTCGCCCGCGGTGGCGGTCGTGCGCTGGAACTGGTCGACATGCACGGCAACGAGTTCTTTGCGCCGGACTGA
- a CDS encoding carbohydrate kinase family protein → MSALICGSLAFDTIMVFPDQFKNHILPDKVHILNVSFLVPRMRRELGGCAGNIAYNLKLLGGSPIPMGTVGQDFAPYREHFERMDIDLSQVRVLDDMFTPQCFITTDHDNNQITAFHPGAMMRSHENHVKDVPGVTFGIVAPDGRDGMIQNAAEFLECGIPFIFDPGQALPLFNGPELRDFIEQADYVVVNDYESNLLQERTGWDEKQIVSRVKAYITTRGPKGAVIHTPEKSYDIPPAHERRVVDPTGCGDAFRAGLIYGIEKGYDWLTIGRMANLMGALKVEHPGTQNQRFTFEEFHDQFKQQFGYALGA, encoded by the coding sequence ATGTCCGCTCTGATCTGTGGTTCTCTTGCTTTCGACACCATCATGGTGTTCCCGGACCAGTTCAAGAACCACATCCTGCCGGACAAGGTGCACATCCTGAACGTGTCCTTCCTGGTCCCGCGCATGCGCCGCGAACTGGGCGGCTGCGCCGGCAACATCGCTTACAACCTGAAGCTGCTGGGCGGCAGCCCGATCCCGATGGGCACCGTCGGCCAGGATTTCGCACCGTACCGTGAGCACTTCGAGCGCATGGACATCGACCTGAGCCAGGTCCGCGTGCTGGACGACATGTTCACCCCGCAGTGCTTCATCACCACCGACCACGACAACAACCAGATCACCGCGTTCCATCCGGGCGCGATGATGCGTTCGCACGAGAACCACGTGAAGGACGTGCCGGGCGTCACCTTCGGCATCGTTGCGCCGGACGGCCGTGACGGCATGATCCAGAACGCGGCCGAGTTCCTGGAATGCGGCATCCCCTTCATCTTCGACCCGGGCCAGGCGCTGCCGCTGTTCAACGGCCCGGAGCTGCGCGATTTCATCGAGCAGGCCGACTACGTGGTGGTCAACGACTACGAGTCGAACCTGCTGCAGGAACGCACCGGCTGGGATGAGAAGCAGATCGTGAGCCGGGTGAAGGCCTACATCACCACCCGTGGCCCGAAGGGCGCGGTCATCCACACCCCGGAAAAGAGCTACGACATTCCGCCGGCGCACGAGCGCCGCGTGGTCGACCCGACCGGCTGTGGCGACGCCTTCCGTGCCGGCCTGATCTACGGCATCGAGAAGGGCTACGACTGGCTGACCATCGGCCGCATGGCCAACCTGATGGGCGCGCTGAAGGTAGAGCACCCGGGCACGCAGAACCAGCGCTTCACCTTTGAAGAGTTCCACGACCAGTTCAAGCAGCAGTTCGGTTACGCGCTGGGCGCGTAA
- a CDS encoding HAD family hydrolase, whose protein sequence is MTASAVEVAPPLSAVRHWVFDMDGTLTVAMHDFERIKRELGIPPGDDILAHLAGLPDVEAARKHAWLLEHERGLAENALPAPGAVELLRALAAAGCRLGILTRNDHALAKLTLEAIGVGDLFEDAAIIGRDEAVPKPSPDGVQQHLRRWGIGADAGVMVGDHVYDLECGRAAGARTVLVNLPENPWPGRADWHFADCRALLAAL, encoded by the coding sequence GTGACGGCCAGCGCCGTGGAGGTGGCGCCGCCTCTATCGGCCGTGCGCCACTGGGTGTTCGACATGGATGGCACGCTGACTGTGGCCATGCATGATTTCGAGCGCATCAAGCGCGAGCTGGGCATCCCGCCGGGCGATGACATCCTGGCGCATCTGGCGGGCCTGCCCGATGTCGAAGCGGCACGGAAGCACGCCTGGCTGCTGGAACACGAACGTGGCCTGGCCGAAAACGCACTGCCGGCGCCAGGCGCGGTCGAACTGCTGCGAGCGCTGGCGGCGGCCGGCTGCCGGCTGGGCATCCTCACCCGCAACGATCACGCGCTGGCGAAGCTGACGCTGGAGGCGATCGGGGTAGGGGATCTGTTCGAGGATGCGGCGATCATCGGGCGCGATGAAGCGGTGCCCAAGCCTTCGCCCGATGGCGTGCAGCAGCACCTGCGGCGCTGGGGAATCGGCGCCGACGCAGGCGTGATGGTAGGCGACCACGTCTACGACCTGGAGTGCGGTCGTGCCGCCGGCGCCCGCACAGTGCTGGTCAACCTGCCCGAGAACCCCTGGCCGGGCCGTGCCGATTGGCATTTCGCCGATTGCCGCGCACTGCTGGCGGCCTTGTAG
- a CDS encoding M1 family metallopeptidase translates to MRNPLMLLPLAVALAAGCSQEAAAPAAAPTAEKAPAAPVNAENRSHDESSYAEPDKVVIKDIALDLKLDFDQKQIGGTATYTLEWKQKDAQQLVLDTRELSVSKVEAIAADGARSPLKFELAPVDKVFGSKLTIEAPAQPAKVEVTYHTAPTASGLQWLEPSMTEGRKLPFMFSQSQAIHARSWVPLQDTPSVRFTYSAHVTSRPDVMVLMSADNDPKAARDGDYTFKMPQPIPSYLLAIAAGDLVFEPISGRSGVWAEPTMVNKAAKEFEDTEKMIGAAEKLYGEYRWGRYDMLVLPPSFPFGGMENPRLTFATPTVIVGDKSLVSLVAHELAHSWSGNLVTNASWKDIWLNEGFTTYVQGRITEALYGKEMAEMEKQIDQTDLLAEVKDMSPADQALALPPLNERDPDEALSQVAYVKGSWFLEFLEQRFGRETFDPFLRGWFDDHAFQSANTDQFVDYLKKNLLPKNPSAVSEAELKAWLDEPGIPSFATKAQSRNFSSVDAARIAFSGAGSLPGSQVTAEWGTQEWVRFIDGLGATLSLDKLATLDKAYHFTGTANGEIAMRWYPLAIRSGYQQANDAAAAFIERVGRRKLIMPIYAELVKTPEGLALAKQAFEKAKPGYHPITTASVQDLLAKAEAK, encoded by the coding sequence ATGCGTAATCCGCTGATGCTCCTTCCGCTGGCCGTGGCCCTGGCCGCCGGCTGCTCCCAGGAGGCGGCCGCGCCCGCCGCCGCCCCGACTGCCGAAAAGGCCCCTGCCGCCCCCGTGAACGCCGAGAACCGCAGCCACGACGAAAGCTCGTACGCCGAGCCGGACAAGGTCGTCATCAAGGACATCGCGCTGGATCTGAAGCTGGACTTCGACCAGAAGCAGATCGGCGGCACCGCCACCTACACCCTGGAATGGAAGCAGAAGGATGCCCAGCAGCTGGTGCTCGACACCCGCGAACTGAGCGTCTCCAAGGTCGAGGCCATCGCCGCCGACGGCGCGCGCAGCCCGCTGAAGTTCGAGCTGGCCCCGGTCGACAAGGTGTTCGGCAGCAAGCTGACCATCGAAGCGCCGGCCCAGCCGGCCAAGGTGGAAGTGACCTACCACACCGCACCGACCGCCTCCGGCCTGCAGTGGCTGGAGCCGTCGATGACCGAGGGCAGGAAGCTGCCCTTCATGTTCAGCCAGTCGCAGGCCATCCACGCCCGTTCCTGGGTGCCGCTGCAGGACACCCCCAGCGTGCGCTTCACCTACAGCGCGCACGTGACCTCGCGCCCCGACGTGATGGTGCTGATGAGCGCCGACAACGACCCGAAGGCCGCGCGTGACGGTGATTACACCTTCAAGATGCCGCAGCCGATTCCGTCCTACCTGCTGGCCATCGCCGCGGGTGACCTGGTGTTCGAGCCGATTTCCGGCCGCTCCGGCGTCTGGGCCGAACCGACCATGGTGAACAAGGCCGCCAAGGAATTTGAAGACACCGAAAAGATGATCGGTGCCGCCGAGAAGCTGTACGGCGAATACCGCTGGGGCCGCTACGACATGCTGGTGCTGCCGCCGTCGTTCCCGTTCGGCGGCATGGAAAACCCGCGCCTGACCTTCGCCACCCCGACCGTCATCGTCGGCGACAAGTCGCTGGTTTCGCTGGTCGCCCACGAACTGGCGCACAGCTGGTCGGGCAACCTGGTGACCAACGCCAGCTGGAAGGACATCTGGCTCAATGAAGGCTTCACCACCTACGTCCAGGGGCGCATCACCGAAGCCCTGTACGGCAAGGAGATGGCCGAGATGGAGAAGCAGATCGACCAGACCGATCTGCTGGCCGAAGTGAAGGACATGAGCCCGGCCGACCAGGCGCTGGCGCTGCCGCCGCTGAACGAGCGTGACCCCGACGAAGCCCTGAGCCAGGTCGCCTACGTCAAGGGTTCGTGGTTCCTGGAGTTCCTGGAACAGCGTTTCGGCCGCGAAACCTTTGACCCGTTCCTGCGTGGCTGGTTCGATGACCATGCCTTCCAGAGCGCCAACACCGACCAGTTCGTCGACTACTTGAAGAAGAACCTGCTGCCGAAGAACCCCTCGGCGGTGAGCGAGGCCGAACTGAAGGCCTGGCTGGACGAGCCGGGTATCCCGTCGTTCGCCACCAAGGCGCAGTCGCGCAACTTCAGCAGCGTCGATGCGGCGCGCATCGCGTTCTCCGGTGCCGGCAGCCTGCCGGGCAGCCAGGTCACCGCCGAGTGGGGCACCCAGGAATGGGTCCGCTTCATCGATGGCCTGGGCGCCACCCTGTCGCTGGACAAGCTGGCCACGCTGGACAAGGCCTATCACTTCACCGGCACCGCCAATGGCGAAATCGCCATGCGCTGGTACCCGCTGGCCATCCGCAGCGGCTATCAGCAGGCCAATGACGCCGCCGCCGCGTTCATCGAGCGCGTCGGCCGTCGCAAGCTGATCATGCCGATCTACGCCGAACTGGTGAAGACCCCGGAAGGTCTGGCGCTGGCCAAGCAGGCCTTCGAGAAGGCCAAGCCGGGCTACCACCCGATCACCACCGCCTCGGTGCAGGATCTGCTGGCCAAGGCCGAAGCCAAGTAA
- the ubiE gene encoding bifunctional demethylmenaquinone methyltransferase/2-methoxy-6-polyprenyl-1,4-benzoquinol methylase UbiE, with amino-acid sequence MSESPYKSGTTHFGFRDVAAKDKQKLVGEVFTSVARNYDLMNDLMSLGVHRAWKRYYVATAQVKPGDRVLDLAGGTGDIAALLKERVGAEGSVVLGDINAGMLSVGRDRLTNRGLVLGLDYVQCNAEALPFPDNSFDLVTIAFGLRNVTDKDAGLREMYRVLKVGGQARVLEFSEVTADWFKPIYDFHSFRILPKLGKLFANDSDSYQYLAESIRKHPPQEELKAMMGQAGFERCHYKNLTGGIVSIHSGYKL; translated from the coding sequence ATGAGCGAATCCCCCTACAAATCCGGTACCACCCATTTCGGGTTCCGCGACGTGGCCGCCAAGGACAAGCAGAAGCTTGTCGGCGAGGTGTTCACCTCGGTCGCGCGCAACTACGACCTGATGAACGACCTGATGAGCCTCGGCGTGCACCGGGCCTGGAAGCGCTATTACGTGGCCACCGCGCAGGTTAAGCCCGGTGACCGCGTGCTCGACCTGGCCGGCGGCACCGGCGACATCGCCGCCCTGCTGAAAGAGCGCGTGGGTGCCGAGGGTTCGGTGGTGCTGGGCGACATCAATGCCGGCATGCTGTCGGTCGGCCGTGACCGCCTGACCAACCGCGGCCTGGTGCTGGGCCTGGACTACGTGCAGTGCAACGCCGAAGCCCTGCCGTTCCCGGACAACAGCTTCGATCTGGTGACCATTGCTTTCGGCCTGCGCAACGTGACCGACAAGGATGCCGGCCTGCGCGAGATGTACCGCGTGCTGAAGGTGGGCGGCCAGGCCCGCGTGCTGGAGTTCTCCGAAGTCACCGCCGACTGGTTCAAGCCGATCTACGATTTCCACTCGTTCAGGATCCTGCCCAAGCTGGGCAAGCTGTTCGCCAACGATTCGGACAGCTACCAGTACCTGGCCGAGAGCATCCGCAAGCACCCGCCGCAGGAAGAACTGAAGGCGATGATGGGGCAGGCCGGCTTCGAGCGCTGCCACTACAAGAACCTGACCGGCGGCATCGTCTCGATCCATTCCGGCTACAAGCTGTAA
- a CDS encoding nucleoside deaminase translates to MITTPDYQALLQTAIAEARQGLAEGGVPIGAALYHNDGRLLGCGHNRRVQEGDPSVHGETDAFRKAGRQRRYQDTIMVTTLAPCWYCSGLVRQFNIGTVVVGESRTFQGGIDWLRENGVNVIDLDSQECVDLLGGFIAQHPEIWNEDIGE, encoded by the coding sequence ATGATCACCACGCCCGACTACCAGGCCCTGCTGCAGACCGCCATCGCCGAAGCCCGACAGGGCCTTGCCGAGGGTGGCGTGCCGATCGGCGCGGCGCTATACCACAACGATGGCCGCCTGCTGGGCTGCGGTCACAACCGCCGCGTGCAGGAAGGCGATCCGTCGGTGCACGGCGAAACCGATGCCTTCCGCAAGGCCGGCCGCCAGCGCCGTTACCAGGACACCATCATGGTCACCACCCTGGCACCGTGCTGGTACTGCTCCGGGCTGGTGCGCCAGTTCAACATCGGCACCGTGGTGGTCGGCGAATCGCGCACCTTCCAGGGCGGCATCGACTGGCTGCGCGAGAACGGCGTCAACGTGATCGACCTGGACAGCCAGGAATGCGTGGACCTGCTGGGTGGCTTCATTGCGCAGCATCCGGAAATCTGGAACGAAGACATCGGCGAATAA
- a CDS encoding low affinity iron permease family protein translates to MKARNLFNTIAKKAAAATGSPWTFLVAVAIVVVWGISGPVFGFNDTWQLVINTGTTIITFLMVFLIQHTQNSDTAAMQIKLDELIRATAEANNELLDLEEMDEERLEEIRAEYERMAREAGDALVRVRACRAAPRDDEAI, encoded by the coding sequence ATGAAAGCACGGAACCTGTTCAATACGATCGCAAAGAAAGCCGCGGCCGCCACCGGTTCGCCGTGGACGTTCCTGGTGGCAGTGGCGATCGTGGTGGTGTGGGGCATCAGCGGCCCCGTCTTCGGCTTCAACGATACGTGGCAGCTGGTCATCAACACCGGCACCACCATCATCACGTTCCTGATGGTGTTCCTGATCCAGCACACGCAGAACTCGGACACGGCCGCGATGCAGATCAAGCTGGACGAGTTGATCCGCGCCACGGCCGAGGCGAACAACGAGCTGCTGGACCTTGAAGAGATGGACGAAGAGCGGCTGGAGGAAATCCGCGCCGAGTACGAACGCATGGCGCGGGAAGCCGGCGACGCGCTGGTGCGGGTACGCGCGTGCCGCGCAGCGCCGCGCGATGATGAAGCGATCTGA
- the smeF gene encoding multidrug efflux RND transporter outer membrane subunit SmeF, with translation MEVPMNKTPLLLALVASLGLAGCSTLAPKDTAVAPAIPAQWPAEASQGEVTDVAALGWRDFFTDERLQQVIGQALDNNRDLRVAVLNVEKARGQYRVQRADRVPGLAATGQMERQGTDAGVTEQFTAGVGVADFELDLFGRVRNLSEAALQQYFAVAANRRNAQLSLVAETATAWLTYGADAQQLKISEATLKTYEDSLRLAEARHERGGSSGLELSQTRTLVETARTDAARLRGQLAQDRNALALLAGGQIDADLLPDSIEPQLLALAPPPAGLPSDVLLQRPDIMAAEHQLLAANANIGAARAAFFPSITLTGSIGSGSGELSNLFDSGTRVWSFLPKITLPIFQGGKLRANLAVANADRDIALAQYEKAIQSGFRETSDALALNVSLDEQVSAQQRLVDAAETANRLSQARYDAGLDSFVTLLDARRTAYSAQQTRLQAELAQQANRITLYKVLGGGWHERG, from the coding sequence ATGGAGGTTCCCATGAATAAGACCCCCTTGCTGCTGGCGCTCGTCGCCAGCCTGGGCCTGGCCGGCTGTTCCACCCTGGCGCCGAAGGACACGGCCGTGGCCCCGGCCATTCCGGCGCAGTGGCCGGCCGAAGCCAGCCAGGGCGAAGTCACCGATGTGGCTGCACTGGGCTGGCGCGACTTCTTCACCGATGAACGCCTGCAGCAGGTGATCGGCCAGGCGCTGGACAACAACCGCGACCTGCGCGTGGCGGTGCTGAACGTGGAAAAAGCGCGCGGCCAGTACCGCGTGCAGCGCGCCGACCGCGTGCCTGGCCTGGCAGCCACCGGGCAGATGGAACGGCAGGGCACCGATGCCGGTGTCACCGAACAGTTCACTGCCGGCGTCGGCGTGGCTGACTTCGAGCTGGACCTGTTCGGTCGCGTGCGCAACCTCAGCGAGGCGGCCCTGCAGCAGTACTTCGCCGTGGCCGCCAACCGCCGCAACGCGCAGCTGAGCCTGGTGGCCGAGACCGCGACTGCCTGGCTGACCTACGGCGCCGACGCGCAGCAGCTGAAGATCTCCGAGGCCACGCTGAAGACCTATGAGGATTCGCTGCGTCTGGCTGAAGCCCGTCACGAACGGGGCGGCAGCTCCGGGCTGGAGTTGAGCCAGACCCGCACCCTGGTGGAAACCGCCCGTACCGATGCGGCGCGCCTGCGCGGACAGCTCGCCCAGGATCGCAATGCACTGGCCCTGCTGGCCGGCGGCCAGATCGATGCGGACCTGCTGCCCGACAGCATCGAACCGCAGCTGCTGGCGCTGGCACCGCCGCCGGCCGGCCTGCCCAGCGATGTGCTGCTGCAGCGCCCGGACATCATGGCGGCCGAACACCAGCTGCTGGCGGCAAATGCGAACATCGGCGCGGCGCGTGCAGCGTTCTTCCCCAGCATCACCCTGACCGGCAGCATCGGCAGTGGCTCGGGTGAGCTGTCCAACCTGTTCGACAGCGGCACCCGCGTATGGAGCTTCCTGCCGAAGATCACGCTGCCGATCTTCCAGGGCGGCAAGCTGCGCGCGAACCTGGCGGTGGCCAACGCGGACCGTGATATCGCCCTGGCCCAGTATGAAAAGGCGATCCAGAGCGGGTTCCGCGAAACCTCCGACGCGCTGGCGCTGAATGTCAGCCTGGACGAGCAGGTGAGCGCGCAGCAGCGTCTGGTGGACGCGGCCGAAACGGCCAACCGCCTGTCGCAGGCCCGTTATGACGCCGGCCTGGACAGCTTCGTGACCCTGCTGGACGCACGCCGCACCGCCTACAGCGCGCAGCAGACGCGCCTGCAGGCCGAACTGGCCCAGCAGGCCAACCGCATCACCCTGTACAAGGTGCTGGGCGGCGGCTGGCACGAACGCGGTTGA